AGTTGCTgtataatttttcagaaacaaGATGAGTTACTGGTCAAAGCAAAGAGAAGTCAAGAGGTAAATTACATTAGTTTGTTACCATCTTATCtgctcttagcataaaattttaatatctgTTGTTGGTTCACATGTgtgatttttaaaagattttctaTGTTTTAAAACTGGTTACCAACTTATTATCTAATAAAAAGGAACTAACGTAGATATGTAAAAGCAACCAGGGGAACAAAATTCCATCCCTTGTTTATGAAATTAGAGTACTTTAGattcctttaaaaaaaaaaattaaactggTGAGATGAACTACTAAAGTTGttctctttcttttctttttttctcaCTAGGCTGCTTTTTAATTTTATGCTTGTGTGTCTCACTCATTCCAATTCTTCTGTTTGTAATGATTCTTGCTTTGTTTTATGAAGTATGGTAAGTTTCCTTTTATCAAAGACGACTTAATTTTGCCATTTTAAACCACTCTATTTAAAGGCTAATTAAATGTTTTGGCATTGATATGGCCGATAATCATCCAGTCTTGAAATCATTTTTCTCAATGATGTGTTTAAAATGCAATTGCTAGTGACTAAATAAAGGTAATTTTTGCAAGAGGTTATTTTATCCTATATTTTTCACACCTTCAGGTTTTATCAAGAAATGCACGTTATGAACAAATATGGAGAAGTAGAAAAGGAAAGCAAGATTCCCAGGAAAATGAAATGTGCCGCCTTTATGATATTGTCAAGATTGATGTTAATGAGCAGGAGATGGAGGTGAAACAGATGTAAGTCCTTTTTCATGTCGTATTGTTTGTGAACTGCATGAAGTTAGGCCAAGTGTTGATGCTGAGATCCTTAAGCTTCAAATTAGGGATACAAATTTGGGGAACCATGAGATGATGGCTGAATATTTACCTCTACTTAGAGAAGTCTTGCCGGCTGCTGCCTCAGAGATAGAAACTGATATTCATGATCACGTGTCCAGACAAGGTCTACAAccatcatttttcctttttttacgTTGTATGAGGTGTCTGGTTTATAAATCATGCTCGACCCTGTTGATGGTGGGTGGTGCTTCATCACTAAATACTATCGAACATAATGAGATGTTGATTTAGATTCATTATTAAGAGTTATGAAGGATCCTTTGTGGTGCTTGGCATGTTATAGGGGCATCTGCAATCATATGGTTTTCATCTCTTGAGGTTTGTGTCCATGAACTGTATTTTGCAGGATCTTCAgatgattatgtatatgatttaTACGCTGTTACGAATGATGGCAATGTGTACGCTGATTCTACAATTCAATACCCTTTGTGAGTCTTTATTTGTCTATTTGATGGTGTCCTTGATTTAGCATCTGCTTTTGGGATTTTACTTTGTATAGCATAAATTGttctggtttagggttcaagtTGACGACGACGATGACTATTATGATGGTCCAGATAATTCAGATTATGAAACTGATGATTCTAATGGTATCATCTCTCTCTCTTTTCTCACACACCCATATATAACATATCTGATATAGCATATTTGAAAAGCATTTACGTGCCCATTCACATCCATGCACACCAATGAAGATGCTTTTTATTGTTAATGTCAGCGGAAAACAATCCCTTGAATGATTACCCAGACGAAGAGGCATCCGAGGAGGATGATGATGGTGATGATGAAGTGACAAGCAGGTCTTCTGATGAGGAATCAGAAGATGAGAGCAGAACTTCTGGGAGTCGGTCACAGAGTCTGGAGAGTGAAAGTCAAGCATCAAACGAGGATGAGAATTCTGGGCCTGATTACTGGTCAGACGATGCAGATCAGTTACCTGAAGATGAGATGTACAGCGAAGGAGATGTTGACAACAATTCTGGCTATGAATGGAGGTAGCTCGCTATTGGCTCTGCCTGATGCCTTGCAGTCTGAAATTTGAGTACTTAATCAAACATTTTTGCACTTGAAACTGAATTCAAAACCAAGACTGTCCCCTCGGGGAAAAAGGGTAGAGAGCTCCACGTTTCGGAAATTGTAGGTATATTATCTACTACATTCATTGGCTTGAGTATACTTCCAGAGCTCATGATTATATGTTGCAATCTTGTGTCATTGAAGAACGTCGAAGTTGTCCAACCATGTTCACCCATCTCTTGTTATGTTGCCTTAAAATCTACTATCCACTCGTGGAGATGCAAGCCTGATAAAAGGAAAGCACGAAATAGGTCCTTTTAGCTTGGCGAGCGATTGTGTCTCTTGGCATTCTGTCAAGGGCGTTTTCATTGAACAATAAACTAGCTATAGAATATTAACAAAAACTTGTGAGAAGCGGTCTAACGGgtgatattttgtgagacagatatcttatttgggtcatccatgaaaaagtattattttttatgttaaaagtattattttttattatgattatcggtagggttgacccgtctcacagataaagattcgtgagatcgtctcacaagagatctactctatAATATTTGGTATGTTAGTTGCACTTAATGTTTTGTGATTTAAATATTATGAAATTCTTTAAGATTGTCATAAAATTAACGTGATAATTCTTTGTATCTTGGAAGCAAGATATgagaaatagcatatataatATCTTTCATATTGATTGAAAGTTCGAAAAATCTAAGAATCCAGAAGAACATCGTTTGTGCAAATTGAGATAAATAATTTCTCTCTCCAATATACGAACCATATATACGTGTACACACATTTAAATAGCAacttgtaataaaaataaaacaaaaactagcCACTTTCAATTGAAATTCATTATACTTGTTTTTTGAAATTCATTATTTGAAGCTAgatgtttaaaaaataatctaTTATTCCAAATCATCCAATGCGGTTATCCAATCCAAACGCAGCCTAATGAGTCACAGTGACGTCATGTTTGTGATTAACTAACTTAACTGTTTTACGGTAACATGCGGCTGAAAATACAGCAATTGAGCAACGTCCTCTCCGCTTCTCATCATTTTCCTCCCTCATCCAATACATGCAATCTTAGTTTCTTCCCTCTTCACTTTATTTTCTGAACACATCGATTCGagctttaaaataaaaagagaaaaagaaaaaaaggatcATTCAAGGCAAGAATGAATGCTGCTCAAATGGACAATACCATGTGTGCGGTTCGGCACAACCAGAGATATAGAGGGATGTTTTTCGGCGACAGCCCGTTTTTATTCGACACTCCGGTGCTCCTGTCGCAGCTCTCCCTTTCGGCTCTTGTGACAGCCATCATGCAGCATTTTTTGACACCCCTTGGCCAAAGTGCTTTCATATCCCAAGTACTTGTAAGCTAGCTGCAACCAATTCCGTCTttgaataaaaaggaaaaaaaattcaaaacttggATAACTTTTAGCTAATTTTGTTGTTCTTATATGATCAAGGCAGGAATAATATTGGGACCCTCATTTCTTGGAGGTGAGCCGGAGTTCAGAGACCGATTTTTTCCGATTTCTAAGCTTCTATACTGTCGACACGTTCGCTTTTTTCGGTGTAATGTTGTTCCTATTCATCATCGGTGTAAAAACCGATTTAAATCTCATCCGGAAATGTGGGAAAAAAGCAGTAGCAATAGGCATATCTGCCTTCTCCGTTCCACTTCTCTTCAACTTCGTAATTGGCCAAATCTTAACACATACCGTACCACTAGAACCGACCCTCCACAGATCGATTCAATGGATTACCTCGTTTCAGGCCTTGAGTTCTTCCCATGTAATCATATGCCTGCTAGCCGATCTAAAGCTCATGAACTCGGAACTAGGCCGGCTGGCCATATCCTCATCCATGATGAGTGGCATCTGTAGCTGGTTATGGGCCGTAATGGTCTTGACAGGGAAACAAAGTTTACATATCAAGAAGGCGAAAACATTCCTTTTAATGCTGTTATTTTTTGGAGCCATGCTGTTCTTCGCTTTCTTCATCTTCCGGCCCACGATTCTTTGGATCATTCGTCGTACAAACAACCCGAGATCACTTAAAGAAAGCCATGCCTGCGTGATCTTCATCTTTGTACTGGCATCTGCACTTTTTGGTGAGATTATGGGGCAACATTTCTTGTTCGGGCCAATAATCTTAGGCGTTGTTGTACCAGATGGGCCACCTTTGGGATCCGCTTTATTGAATAGGCTTGAACTGTTTGTGTCCTATATTATGTTGCCTATTTACTTTGTGGTGACTGGTTCAAGGATTGATTTCTCTGCGATTTCAATGAGGAACTTTGTTGTCATACAATTCTTGGCTTTTTGTTCATTGATTTGGAAAGTGGCTGGTGTGATGGTGCCTTCTTTATATTGTAAGATGTCCATCAATGATGCACTCTATCTTGGTCTCATATTATGCAACCAAGGGATCATAGAGGTATTGATCTTGGGAAGAGCACTATCGACTGAGGTGATTTGCTTTTTCTGTTCTCtattttgttcattttcttGAGTTCGTTGAGATACTGTTAAAAATTTCCCAGTTTTAGTGGATCATCAATATAtggtgacatatatatatatatgtctatatttaattttttttggttgCAGCTGATAGATACACAAATATATAGCGTCATGGTTATATCAATACTTGTCTTCACAGGAATACTTGCTCCCATTGTCAAATTCTCATACAAGCCCTTAAAGAGATACACTACTCAAGAGCGCATGACCATACAGCACATAAAGCCTACATCAGAGCTGAGAATTCTTGCTTGTATTCACTATCAGGAGCATACTCCTTCTCTGATCAATCTCTTTGAAGCCTCCTACCCGAATCCCAGCGCACCGATTTGCTTCTACGTCGTCCACCTCATCGAGCTAGGCGGCAGAAGCGCTCCTCTACTCGTGGATCATCATCCAAGAAACGGGATTCCATCCCACACCAATGAATCAGAGCATATCGTCAACGCTCTAAGATTTTTCGAGCACGAGCACCGAGGCAACACCACAGTTTACCCTTTTACTTCCATCTCGCCTCATGCATCAATGCATGATGATGTCTGTTCCTTAGCAGCGGAGAAGAAGGTTTCTTTGGTCATCGTCTTGTTTCATAAGCATCCAGTGATCCACATACCGGAAGCAGAATCCAACGCTATAAGGGCAGTGAACACCAATATCAGCAGGAACTCGCCTTGCACAGTTGGTATCTTGATCGACCATGGTGCAATGGCCTGTACTGGATCCATGCTTTCTCGCAGGGAAGTGTGCCGAGTCGGTGTTATCTTTCTCGGTGGAGAGGATGATCGGGAAGCATTGGCATACGGATGCCGAATGGCTAAGCATCCTAACATACGCCTGAATGTGGTCCGATTCTTGGATCATGACTTGGAGGGAACGTATTCTATGGAAATGCGGCGAGATTTGGATATGATAAATGCTTACAGAGACGACTGCACCAAGAATAACTATTGTGAATATCAAGAAATTTCGGTGAAGGATAGTGTGGGCCTTACTGGTGTTATCAGAAGCATGGAAAGTTGTTTCGACCTGATCCTAGTCGGGAGATGGCACGACAAGGATTCAAGACTTTTGGTTGGATTGGATGATTGGAATGAGTTTCCCGAGTTGGGATCCATTGGGGGTTTGTTTGTATCGTTAGAATCAGACAGCCAGGTATCAGTTTTAGTGATGCAGCAAATGAATGACTCGCAAGATTCATTTGCATCATTTGAGAATACACGTTGGAATAGCTTTGGCAGAGTATGGCCTCTTCGCTAGACAGAGATTATATTCTTGTACAAATTGGTATTTACTAAAAGTATTgtgtttttaatgaaatttaaaggTTTATTTCTGCATTTTATGACTTCAAGAAACCTCATATCTAGGATATAATGTGTTTATTTCTTGCAATTTCTATAACTCTTGCCATGAAAAGTTGAGCACTAATGAATTAGAAACAAATTAAACCTCAATACTTGAATCCttggggtattttaataaatcactttttttaataaaaaaaaatattgctcTTATATTGTTTCCAAAAATTTCGTCTTTCTAAAAATTTGATCACACATTCTATATTCTTCTTTGAAATAGATATTATCAAGTACTCTTATTTTGGTAGTGATGTTTGTTATTTTGGGTAACATATCGGTCGAATATATAATTTCATATTTGAGACCAATTCGAATATTAAGATGTATTACTTTATTGGAGTTTAGTTCAAGTTTTGAATAAAAGTCAAATATCGATTTATTGAAGCTCATTATTACATTGTCAATGAAATATTCATTCatgaataaatatatatgttCTTAGAGTTTATGATGCAACATCTCAACATGCAGCTGTTGTATTTGCACGTGCATGAAAACAAAACTCTGGTGTAggttttgaatttaaaatttcaaaaacatcTAATTTTTGTATTTCTGACaaaaaaaaacatcaaaataaattaatttctaattgaaaaaaaatcaataaaatatttaaattgatttttttgacttttaaattttaaaccatgTTTGGAAATTGAAAATACCTTTGCATATAGACGACGTAGAGTATTTAGACGAAGAAATTATTCATTCATCTTCCCGCGTCGCTCCACACTCCATTCTTATTCTTCATGGTGGTACCCCGATAAGAGCCCGGGTTATGGATGACCCGGAATATTAAATGAATAGCCCAAATCAGAGTCAATATGCAGAGTACTTTCCTCAACAGCCGGGCATGGTGATGTCGGGGATATTCTTCCCGAGTAATCAAAAGCCTGTGCTCTCATATAAGCTCCCGAGAACTATTTACTCGGGCTGCCTTGAGAAACGCACCACACTCTAGTGTGTCGATATGGGCTATCTTATCTGTCAGAATAACATAGGTTTGACGTGTCAGAGAAGTTATCAGAAGTAGGGTATGGGAGGCCACCTTACCCTACTTAGCAGgtaggcactgaaaacaaggtaatcaTGGGATTTTCTCATATAAATAGCAGGATATTAATCTCATTTACAGATTCTGGAACTTTGAATTCTCAAACACTCACGTAtattcacacatatacaagccATTTCACCTTtcttcttcacctgctgacttaagcattgGAGTGGATACGCCGGACACTcctccgacgcccattcacgagttcatttcATTGTTTGCAAGTCACGGTAGAAGCCCAAAGTTAGAGAGATATATTTTTCTCACAAGATATATCATTTTCTTACTCATTTTTCTTAAACTTTATATCATCATCCGGTGGATCGCCCCGACTTTGGCTCACCCAATTTACCcggatcacatcattggcgccgtctgtgagAAAAATTGAGTCTAAGACGTTGATATAGCTCCTACTAGAAGAACAAATAGATACTTCCTGGGCTCGTGGAGACGATGCACTTGTCTCTGGACAAGGTGGTCTTCCACCCACAGGACCACCCTTATCACTTTATCCCGGAGGATTGGTTCGGATTATATCCGAGGCGGTGGAAAAAGCTGTAGCCCACATATATGCTTCTCATCAAGCTACGCATGCAGGAGGAAAACATGAGAGAGAACAGGAGGCAAGGAAGGAGGAGGCGAGGATGGAGGAGAGAGAATCAAGTGCTGGGTTTAAGTCCCTGACTGTGGTAAAGGAGTTGCAAGAGTTGAAACAGAAGATGAAGGAGTTGGAGGGACAAATGGAGGGCAAAAGTCATTCCCGGGTAGTCATTAAAGGTTGCCCGTTTTCTGAAGCTATTGTCTGGGAACTTCTTCTCGGAAACTTTAAGTCTACCAAagttaaagattatgatgtCAATGCAGCATCTGACCAGGTTCGAGAATATGACCATGTTGCACTGTTATGCTGACCGAATTAAGTGCAAAGTGTTTTTGACCACTCTGGTTGACTCGGCGCAGAGGTGGTTTGAGGGACTGGCTCCTCAAAGTATCCATTCTATTGAGGACTTTCAGAAAGTGTTTTTACACCATTTTAGTAGTAGTAAGAAGTACAAAAAGATTGCATTCAGTCTTTTTGAGGTTAAAAAAAGACCGGAGGAGATTTTGGGGGCTTATAATCAGAGATTTAATAGAGTGGCTTTGGATGTCCTCTCTTGCGCCCCTGAGACCAAAACAGCTGCATTCACCCAGGGGTTGAGGGAGGGTGAATTTTTTCGATCACTGACATAGAAGACGCCCGTGGATTTTGAAGATTTGCTGGCCCGGGCAGAAAAGTATATGAATATGGAGGAGGCACAGAAGCAGAAGAGGGAGTCGGTAAGGAGAGAGAGGAGATCGGGTATCTAAGCCCGAGGAGAGGGGGCCGAGAAGGAGTAACCCGAGAATTTTTTATCATCATGTGCCCTTGAAAATTATTCGGGACCGGGAGGTCCAAGAGTGTTGCAGGGACTTGCCTCCATCTCAACAGTTTACCAGGCCTGAGAAGAAATGGTTTTGCACCCTTCACAAAGTGTGTTATCACAACACGGAGGATTGCAAAACGCTCAAAATAGATTATGTTCTGCCCTTTGTCCAGGGACATAATCAACCCAGCAAGAGGCCGAGGTTGCCACCTTAGGCAGCTCGGCAGCCTGGTCCCAGTGCCAGGGAGGATTCAAGAGATGTCCCGAGGGGGATGAGAGTGCAGAGCCCAAGAGGAAAAAGTCTTCGCCCCCTAGCATGGGGGTAATTAAAATGATATCCGGAGGATCTACTGACGGTGATTCTAATCGAGCTCGTAAGTCAAGGAGCAGAAGGGACTGTATGGAGGTGGAAGGGGTGAGGAGGAATGAGGCAGTGATTAGTTTCGGCCCGGAAGATTTGAAGGGTGTCAATCTTCCCCACAACGATGCCCTGGTAATTTAAGCCAGGGTatcaaattatgatattatgaggGTCTTTGTGGACTCAGGAAGCTCTGTAAATGTTATTTTCAAGGAGGCCCTTGTACATATGGATTTGCAAGGATATCATTTGGAAGCAGTGGACACATCACTTTTTGGCTTTGCTGGCCATGTTGTCTTTCCGGAAGGGAAGATTGTCCTACCTTTATCTTTGGGCACCGGGGAGCTGAAGAAGACAGTAATGACCACTTTCACTGTGGTGGATGCCCCGTCATTATATAACATCATTTTGGGGCTACCAGCAATGAACGAGCTAAGGGCCGTAGCATCCACCTATCATCAAAAGATTAAATTTTTAGTGGGAAACCGAGTAGGTGAAGTCCGAGGAGACCAGCCTTCTTCCCGGAAGTGTTATGTAGAAGCGGTCCGGGTGGACCAGAAATGGGCAaggaaggaaagaaagaaagTTCAGAGTTGTGGGGAGATGGAGAGGGTCGTGGAGAAGGGAGATGTGTAGTTTGTGGCAGAGAAAGAGCAGGAGATGGTGGAGATTGGGCCAGGCAAGGAAATCCGGGTGGCCCAAGACCTTGACTTATCCACCCGTGTTaatttgataaaatgtttaaaaactaatattaaTGTTTTTGCCTGGTCCCAGCAGAAGTTGATATGGATCTCACCCCTGATAGCGGAGCATCACTTGAACATTCTCCCGGGATCTCAAACTGTGAAGCAAAAGAAGAGACACTTTGGTCCTGATAAGGACAAAGTGATTGATGTACATGTTAAAGATTTGTTGAAAGCCGGCCACATTCGGGAAATACAATTTCCTACttggctctcgaatgtggtgTTGGTGCCAAAATCTACCGGGAATTGGAGGATGTGTGTGGACTTCAGGGATCTCAATAAAGCTTGCCCCAAAGATCATTATCCACTGCCCAGAATTGACCAATTGGTGGATTCCACCTCTGGCTATGAACTGCTGAGTTTCATGGATGCTTACTAGGGGTATCATCAAATTTCCCTGGCTGAGAGCGATCAAGACAAAGacagcttcatcacctcgggaggcACATTCTATTATGTGGTCatgcctttcgggttgaagaaCGATGGAGCCACCTATCAACGTCTCATGAACAAATTCTTTGAAAAGAGCAGTTGGGCAGGAATGTAGAAGTGTATGTGGATGTTATCTTGGGTAAGCCCAAGGAGGTTACTGGATTCGTTTCTGATTTAGAGGAGTATCTTAACCCGGCCAAATGTAACTTTGGCGTGAAGAGTggtaaatttttgggttttgtGGTTACTGACCGGGGGATTCAggtaaatcaagaaaaagtcaagtcTGTATTGGATATGTCATCTCCTCGATCTGTCCGAGAAGTTCAAAAGCTGACTGAGAGTATTGCTTCTCTTTCCCAGTTCATATCCCGATCAGCGCATCAGAGTTATCCATTTTTTCAGGTTCTTAGAAAGGCCCAGAATTTCGGGTGGGATGATAA
The Primulina tabacum isolate GXHZ01 chromosome 9, ASM2559414v2, whole genome shotgun sequence DNA segment above includes these coding regions:
- the LOC142555090 gene encoding RNA-directed DNA methylation 4 isoform X3, translated to MAAVAESSSLALKNDKPVIVRVKRKAFQHRVDAFWLEINERPLKRALLDFEKLSISESSSTRVDELKTTKILVHHVETVTSSENTIDVLRSFVPNSSDAWEHGGENEERRRKIKTVNKQDELLVKAKRSQEVLSRNARYEQIWRSRKGKQDSQENEMCRLYDIVKIDVNEQEMEVKQMDTNLGNHEMMAEYLPLLREVLPAAASEIETDIHDHVSRQDDYVYDLYAVTNDGNVYADSTIQYPLVQVDDDDDYYDGPDNSDYETDDSNAENNPLNDYPDEEASEEDDDGDDEVTSRSSDEESEDESRTSGSRSQSLESESQASNEDENSGPDYWSDDADQLPEDEMYSEGDVDNNSGYEWR
- the LOC142555090 gene encoding RNA-directed DNA methylation 4 isoform X2; protein product: MAAVAESSSLALKNDKPVIVRVKRKAFQHRVDAFWLEINERPLKRALLDFEKLSISESSSTRDELKTTKILVHHVETVTSSENTIDVLRSFVPNSSDAWEHGGENEERRRKIKTVNKQDELLVKAKRSQEVLSRNARYEQIWRSRKGKQDSQENEMCRLYDIVKIDVNEQEMEVKQMDTNLGNHEMMAEYLPLLREVLPAAASEIETDIHDHVSRQGSSDDYVYDLYAVTNDGNVYADSTIQYPLVQVDDDDDYYDGPDNSDYETDDSNAENNPLNDYPDEEASEEDDDGDDEVTSRSSDEESEDESRTSGSRSQSLESESQASNEDENSGPDYWSDDADQLPEDEMYSEGDVDNNSGYEWR
- the LOC142555090 gene encoding RNA-directed DNA methylation 4 isoform X1, which translates into the protein MAAVAESSSLALKNDKPVIVRVKRKAFQHRVDAFWLEINERPLKRALLDFEKLSISESSSTRVDELKTTKILVHHVETVTSSENTIDVLRSFVPNSSDAWEHGGENEERRRKIKTVNKQDELLVKAKRSQEVLSRNARYEQIWRSRKGKQDSQENEMCRLYDIVKIDVNEQEMEVKQMDTNLGNHEMMAEYLPLLREVLPAAASEIETDIHDHVSRQGSSDDYVYDLYAVTNDGNVYADSTIQYPLVQVDDDDDYYDGPDNSDYETDDSNAENNPLNDYPDEEASEEDDDGDDEVTSRSSDEESEDESRTSGSRSQSLESESQASNEDENSGPDYWSDDADQLPEDEMYSEGDVDNNSGYEWR
- the LOC142555091 gene encoding LOW QUALITY PROTEIN: cation/H(+) antiporter 15-like (The sequence of the model RefSeq protein was modified relative to this genomic sequence to represent the inferred CDS: deleted 1 base in 1 codon); the encoded protein is MNAAQMDNTMCAVRHNQRYRGMFFGDSPFLFDTPVLLSQLSLSALVTAIMQHFLTPLGQSAFISQVLAGIILGPSFLGGEPEFRDRFFPISSFYTVDTFAFFGVMLFLFIIGVKTDLNLIRKCGKKAVAIGISAFSVPLLFNFVIGQILTHTVPLEPTLHRSIQWITSFQALSSSHVIICLLADLKLMNSELGRLAISSSMMSGICSWLWAVMVLTGKQSLHIKKAKTFLLMLLFFGAMLFFAFFIFRPTILWIIRRTNNPRSLKESHACVIFIFVLASALFGEIMGQHFLFGPIILGVVVPDGPPLGSALLNRLELFVSYIMLPIYFVVTGSRIDFSAISMRNFVVIQFLAFCSLIWKVAGVMVPSLYCKMSINDALYLGLILCNQGIIEVLILGRALSTELIDTQIYSVMVISILVFTGILAPIVKFSYKPLKRYTTQERMTIQHIKPTSELRILACIHYQEHTPSLINLFEASYPNPSAPICFYVVHLIELGGRSAPLLVDHHPRNGIPSHTNESEHIVNALRFFEHEHRGNTTVYPFTSISPHASMHDDVCSLAAEKKVSLVIVLFHKHPVIHIPEAESNAIRAVNTNISRNSPCTVGILIDHGAMACTGSMLSRREVCRVGVIFLGGEDDREALAYGCRMAKHPNIRLNVVRFLDHDLEGTYSMEMRRDLDMINAYRDDCTKNNYCEYQEISVKDSVGLTGVIRSMESCFDLILVGRWHDKDSRLLVGLDDWNEFPELGSIGGLFVSLESDSQVSVLVMQQMNDSQDSFASFENTRWNSFGRVWPLR